In Halorussus limi, a genomic segment contains:
- a CDS encoding metal-dependent hydrolase, giving the protein MFPLGHVGMALLFVAPVVLLLDRKRRYPPVAVLALATALLPDLDGKIPFSHHHGGPHTVLFVLSVSLAVGLSLAFVSANLTWLARRVDGLPSFRPRAAFALGAGGALAGLGSHLFADVLMIPIADNPVEPFWPVSERTVALGLMHPGDPAWNWGLLAAGVAVQALALTFVFVRTRGYWTPVRTGRSGDSNQSR; this is encoded by the coding sequence TTGCTCCTCGACCGGAAGCGTCGGTACCCGCCGGTCGCCGTGCTGGCGCTCGCAACCGCGCTCCTGCCGGACCTCGACGGGAAGATTCCCTTCTCGCACCACCACGGCGGGCCGCACACGGTGTTGTTCGTCCTCTCGGTGAGCCTCGCCGTCGGACTCTCGCTCGCGTTCGTCTCGGCCAACCTCACGTGGTTGGCGCGTCGCGTCGATGGACTGCCCAGTTTCCGGCCGCGCGCGGCGTTCGCGCTCGGGGCGGGCGGTGCGCTCGCTGGCCTCGGTAGCCACCTCTTCGCGGACGTGCTGATGATACCCATCGCGGACAACCCGGTGGAACCGTTCTGGCCGGTGTCCGAACGGACGGTCGCGCTCGGACTGATGCACCCCGGCGACCCGGCGTGGAACTGGGGACTGTTGGCCGCGGGCGTCGCCGTGCAGGCGCTCGCGCTGACGTTCGTTTTCGTCCGCACCCGCGGGTACTGGACTCCCGTTCGGACGGGGCGCTCCGGCGATTCGAACCAGTCGCGATAG
- a CDS encoding quinone oxidoreductase family protein — MQRVEVTEFGDSDALAVTDAEKPEPGEGEVRIAVEAAGINFADIMQRRGHYVGGPEPTYVPGMEAAGTVDAVGEGVSASEASGGSSDASDGVGYEEGDRVVAMTGRGGYAEYVLADADSLFEVPEAMSFDEAAGFPVQFMTAHAVLHEWGELEEGERVLVHAAAGGVGTAAVQLASAAGAEVFGTASTDEKLELAERLGCDHPINYEEEDFREVVDEVTDGEGVDLVLDGVGGETFARSLDALSHFGRVVAYGAASGEPGEVDTTRLLFENKSVVGFHLGNATQRDPQRILLSVPELQQMLAAGELEVVVGERFPLEDAAAAHEAIENRETTGKVVLNP, encoded by the coding sequence ATGCAGAGAGTCGAAGTCACGGAGTTCGGCGACAGCGACGCACTGGCGGTCACGGACGCGGAGAAACCGGAACCCGGCGAGGGCGAGGTCCGCATCGCCGTCGAGGCCGCGGGCATCAACTTCGCGGACATCATGCAGCGTCGCGGCCACTACGTCGGCGGCCCGGAACCGACGTACGTGCCCGGGATGGAGGCCGCGGGTACGGTCGACGCCGTCGGCGAGGGCGTCTCCGCGAGCGAAGCGAGCGGAGGTTCGTCGGACGCGTCCGACGGCGTCGGGTACGAAGAGGGCGACCGTGTGGTCGCCATGACCGGACGGGGCGGCTACGCCGAGTACGTGCTCGCGGACGCCGACTCGCTGTTCGAGGTGCCCGAGGCGATGTCGTTCGACGAGGCCGCGGGGTTCCCGGTCCAGTTCATGACCGCCCACGCGGTCCTCCACGAGTGGGGCGAACTGGAGGAAGGCGAACGAGTGCTGGTCCACGCGGCGGCGGGCGGGGTCGGAACCGCGGCGGTCCAGTTGGCAAGCGCGGCGGGCGCGGAGGTGTTCGGCACCGCCAGCACCGACGAGAAACTCGAACTCGCCGAGCGACTCGGCTGTGACCACCCCATCAACTACGAGGAAGAGGACTTCCGTGAGGTCGTGGACGAGGTGACCGACGGCGAGGGCGTGGACCTCGTGTTGGACGGCGTGGGCGGCGAGACGTTCGCCCGGAGCCTCGACGCACTCTCGCACTTCGGGCGGGTCGTGGCCTACGGCGCGGCCAGCGGCGAACCCGGCGAGGTCGACACGACGCGACTCCTCTTCGAGAACAAGTCGGTCGTCGGGTTCCACCTCGGGAACGCGACCCAGCGCGACCCGCAGCGAATTCTCCTGTCGGTGCCGGAACTCCAGCAGATGCTCGCGGCGGGCGAGTTGGAGGTCGTGGTCGGCGAACGGTTCCCGCTCGAAGACGCCGCCGCGGCCCACGAAGCCATCGAGAACCGCGAGACGACCGGCAAAGTCGTTCTGAACCCCTGA
- a CDS encoding HalOD1 output domain-containing protein yields the protein MNGDESTSLHSETAQDPVVTSEVGDGESVAEAIVTAVSSASDADERELRPLYDTIDPDALDALFRPVRSDVSHQREGRVAFEYGGHEVCVESGGTVRVY from the coding sequence ATGAACGGCGACGAGTCTACTTCACTTCACAGCGAGACAGCACAGGACCCCGTCGTGACTTCCGAAGTCGGCGACGGCGAGTCAGTCGCGGAAGCCATCGTAACCGCCGTGAGTTCGGCGTCCGACGCGGACGAGCGCGAATTACGACCGCTCTACGACACCATCGACCCCGACGCGCTCGACGCGCTATTCAGACCGGTCCGGAGCGACGTGTCCCACCAGCGCGAGGGCCGCGTCGCCTTCGAGTACGGCGGCCACGAGGTGTGCGTCGAGAGCGGCGGAACCGTCCGAGTCTACTGA